The genomic region TGCCCGTGAGCAGCTGCAGGAAGGCTCCGTCGCGCTGGCGGGGGTGCACGGTGGGCTGCTTCATCGTGGCGATCCAGTAGCCCACGATCATGGCGGCTCCGACAATGTGCAGGAACACCAGAATGCTAAAGAGAATAGTCATGGCCCCAGCTTAGCCAGTTTGTTCTACGTCCTGTAGCAAATCCACGCGTGCCCCCGGTTAACACCGCGCCCCTACATTTACGGCTCAGACAATGCGGACGGCTTAAACAACGACGGCGGTGCAGCCTTCCGGTGGCAATCCACCGGCGCCCGCACCGCCGTCGTTATTGGCTGTTTGGTTACAGTCCCAGGTCCGCTTCGAACGCGCCTTCTTCGAGGCGGGCCTTCAGCGTCTGCAGGAAGCGTCCCGCGTCCGCACCATCCACCAGGCGGTGGTCGTAGGTGAGGGACAGGTACATCATGGAGCGGATGGCGATCGAGTCGTCACCGTTCTCGTCCTGGACCACCACGGGGCGCTTGACGATCGCCCCGGTGCCGAGGATGCCGACCTGCGGCTGGTTGATGATCGGGGTGTCGAACAGCGCACCGACAGAACCGATGTTGGTGATGCTGAATGTACCGCCGGACAGTTCGTCCGGGCCGATCTTGCCGCTGCGGGTGCGGTCTGCGACATCGGCGATCTTGCCGGCGAGGCCGGCGAGGTTCAGGTTGCCGGCGTCGGAGATGACCGGAACCAGCAGGCCCTTGTCAGTGTCGACGGCGATCGCCAGGTGCTCGGCGTTGTGGTAGGTGATTTCCTGCTTGTCCTCGTCGTACGCAGCGTTGAGCTTGGGGTGCTGCTTGAGGGCCTCGGCCACGGCCTTGGCGATGAAGGGCAGGAAGGTGAGCTTGACGCCGTTCTGGGCCTGGAACGAGTTCTTGGCCTTGAGGCGAAGCTTGGCCACCTTGGTCATGTCCACTTCGTGCACCTGGGTCAGCTGGGTGGAGACATCCAGCGACTCACGCATGCGGCGGGCGATGACCTGGCGGATCCGCGGAGCCTTCTGCACGGTGCCGCGCAGCGAGGACGCTGCGGCCGACGGAGCAGCGGAAGCTGCGGCAGGGGCTGCCTGTGCTGCGGCTGCCGGAGCGCCCTTGGATTCAGCAGCGGCCAGGACGTCCTGCTTGCGGATGCGGCCACCAACGCCCGTGCCGGACACAGAGGCGATGTCCACGCCGTGCTGGTTGGCGAGCTTGCGGACCAGGGGAGTGACGTAGCCGGACTCGGCGCCTGCGGCAGGGGCTGCCTGCGGTGCGGGTGCAGCCTGGGGTGCGGGTGCTGCCTGGGGTGCGGGTGCGGGTGCTGCCTGGGGTGCGGGTGCTGC from Arthrobacter globiformis harbors:
- the sucB gene encoding 2-oxoglutarate dehydrogenase, E2 component, dihydrolipoamide succinyltransferase is translated as MSESVNLPALGESVTEGTVTRWLKQVGDRVEVDEPLLEVSTDKVDTEIPSPIAGVIEEILVAEDETAEVGAPLVRIGDGSAGGAAEAPAAAPAEEAPAAAPAEEAPAAPAEEAPAQEAPAAEAAPASSGEGHEVTLPALGESVTEGTVTRWLKAVGDSVEVDEPLLEVSTDKVDTEIPSPVAGTLQEIRVNEDETAEVGSVLAVIGSGAAAPAAAPEQPAAPAAEQPAPAAEKPAPAPAPQAAPAPQAAPAPAPQAAPAPQAAPAPQAAPAAGAESGYVTPLVRKLANQHGVDIASVSGTGVGGRIRKQDVLAAAESKGAPAAAAQAAPAAASAAPSAAASSLRGTVQKAPRIRQVIARRMRESLDVSTQLTQVHEVDMTKVAKLRLKAKNSFQAQNGVKLTFLPFIAKAVAEALKQHPKLNAAYDEDKQEITYHNAEHLAIAVDTDKGLLVPVISDAGNLNLAGLAGKIADVADRTRSGKIGPDELSGGTFSITNIGSVGALFDTPIINQPQVGILGTGAIVKRPVVVQDENGDDSIAIRSMMYLSLTYDHRLVDGADAGRFLQTLKARLEEGAFEADLGL